The Salinigranum halophilum genomic sequence TTGATGTATTCTTCGTACACTTCTCGAGTCCGACATGGCGTCTCTTGCTTGGCGGTTTTCGAGATAACCGCCAGCAGGGTGAGTCGTCCGTGCGTGGTCAGTTCGCGCATTCCCTCCTCAACTCGCTCCTGGTCGAGTCGCGAACGGGCTGCTTCGACGTGTCCACGTTCGATGAGGTCCGAATCGCGATTTTCAGCGATCTCGCCGGCCAATCGGAGGAGGTCGAGTGCCTGCCGAGCGCTTCCACTATCGCGAGCAGCAAGTGCGGCACAGAATTTTAACACTCCCTCTTCAACAGCGTCCTCGGCGATTGCGTTTTCCGCCCGAGATTCGAGGATGTTCTGGAGTTCTGGAGCGTCATACGGTGGGAATTGAAGTTCTCGTTCACAGAGCGTATCTTGAACACGAGGGTCAAGCTTCTCGCGAAATTTGAAATCGTTGCTGATCCCGATGACCCCGACCTTGGTCGAATCAAGGTTGTTGTTAGCTCGTGCTCGTGGGAGTTCATACAATAACTCGTCACGGCCACCGATCGAGTCGACCTCGTCCAAGACGATCAGAATCGTTCCGCCAATCGTCTCAAGTTCCTTGTACAGCTTTTTGAAAACGGTTTGCTGAGGGTACCCGGTCGAGCTG encodes the following:
- a CDS encoding orc1/cdc6 family replication initiation protein; this translates as MRRFERKQNIFRNKDALGESYQPDQIEERDEEIEQYMHALQPVVDGWEPNNIFLYGNTGVGKTAVTDYLLDRLQDDVADYDDVDLSVISLNCKTLNSSYQVAVELVNKLRPTGGEISSTGYPQQTVFKKLYKELETIGGTILIVLDEVDSIGGRDELLYELPRARANNNLDSTKVGVIGISNDFKFREKLDPRVQDTLCERELQFPPYDAPELQNILESRAENAIAEDAVEEGVLKFCAALAARDSGSARQALDLLRLAGEIAENRDSDLIERGHVEAARSRLDQERVEEGMRELTTHGRLTLLAVISKTAKQETPCRTREVYEEYINLCDSSGTDSLAQRSVHNHLSDLRMLGILSAYENRSGSRGNYYSYELDVSFTSAIEAMSDVLLLDNELEAIREIASMNNVA